In a single window of the Nocardioides massiliensis genome:
- a CDS encoding heavy metal-responsive transcriptional regulator, whose translation MRIGELAKVTGTTPKTLRFYEGAGLVTPAGRTASGYREFGPDAVDRLAFIRRGRAAGLTLAQIREVIDLRDAGATPCRHVKDLLTYRLADLDRQITELQALRETVAQLHDAAMHADPDDCRPQDVCRYL comes from the coding sequence ATGCGCATCGGCGAACTCGCCAAGGTCACCGGCACCACCCCGAAGACGTTGCGGTTCTACGAGGGAGCCGGTCTGGTCACTCCCGCCGGGCGCACCGCCAGCGGCTATCGCGAGTTCGGGCCTGACGCCGTGGACCGGCTGGCGTTCATCCGCCGCGGCCGCGCCGCCGGCCTCACGCTGGCTCAGATCCGCGAGGTCATCGACCTCCGCGACGCCGGCGCCACCCCATGCCGACACGTGAAGGACCTGCTCACCTACCGGCTCGCCGACCTGGACCGGCAGATCACCGAGCTGCAGGCGCTCCGCGAGACCGTCGCCCAGCTACATGACGCCGCCATGCACGCCGACCCCGACGACTGCCGTCCCCAGGACGTCTGCCGCTACCTATAG
- the merA gene encoding mercury(II) reductase — MTQDLEVDLAVIGSGGAAMAAGIAARKAGASVVLVERGVLGGTCVNVGCVPSKMLLAAAGARHGALTNPFGGAPTSADGVDLAALVGQKSELVGWLRQHKYADVADAWGFPVLTGEARFVDRDTLEVDGKPLRADGYVLATGSQPHTVDIDGIDAVDYLTSTTAMELTEVPESLVVVGGGYVGMEQAQLFAHLGARVTVVGRLAPQAEPELREVMAAVFAEDGITVIEEHAAVVQSAGDGGVTVSTSSGREAAGQRLLVATGRRPDTTALDLAFAGVGTDPRGFVTVDEHQRTTNPKVYAAGDVAGTPQYVYVAAAAGRVAATNALAPEGSRPASVDYTGLPAVMFTRPQLASAGLTEEQAIADGHACTCRVLGLGDVPRALVNHDTRGAVKLVADAETGKVLGVHAVADGAGEMMLAATYAIKAGMTVDDLADTWAPYLTMAESLRLTAGLFRDEMPTSCCA, encoded by the coding sequence GTGACGCAGGACCTTGAGGTAGATCTCGCCGTCATCGGTTCCGGTGGTGCCGCGATGGCCGCCGGCATCGCGGCCCGGAAGGCCGGCGCGTCCGTGGTGCTGGTCGAGCGCGGCGTGCTCGGTGGCACCTGCGTGAATGTCGGCTGTGTGCCGTCGAAGATGCTGCTGGCGGCCGCCGGTGCCCGGCACGGAGCACTGACGAACCCGTTCGGCGGGGCCCCGACCAGCGCCGACGGCGTGGACCTGGCCGCGCTGGTCGGCCAGAAGTCCGAGCTGGTCGGGTGGCTGCGTCAGCACAAGTACGCCGACGTCGCCGACGCCTGGGGATTCCCCGTCCTCACCGGCGAGGCACGGTTCGTGGACAGGGACACCCTCGAGGTGGACGGGAAGCCGCTGCGGGCCGACGGCTATGTCCTGGCCACCGGGTCCCAGCCGCACACCGTCGACATCGACGGTATCGACGCCGTGGACTACCTGACCTCGACCACCGCGATGGAGCTCACCGAGGTCCCCGAGTCGCTGGTAGTCGTCGGGGGCGGGTACGTCGGCATGGAGCAGGCCCAGCTGTTCGCGCACCTCGGCGCCCGGGTCACCGTGGTCGGCCGCCTAGCCCCGCAGGCCGAGCCCGAGCTGCGCGAGGTGATGGCCGCGGTGTTCGCCGAGGACGGCATCACCGTCATCGAGGAGCACGCCGCCGTGGTGCAGAGCGCCGGCGACGGGGGCGTCACCGTGTCCACCAGCTCCGGGCGGGAAGCGGCCGGGCAGCGGCTGCTGGTCGCCACCGGGCGTCGGCCCGATACCACCGCACTCGACCTTGCGTTCGCCGGTGTGGGTACCGACCCCCGTGGCTTCGTCACCGTGGACGAGCACCAACGCACCACCAACCCGAAGGTCTACGCCGCCGGGGACGTGGCCGGGACCCCGCAGTACGTCTACGTCGCCGCCGCGGCCGGCCGGGTCGCCGCCACCAACGCCCTGGCACCCGAGGGGAGCCGGCCCGCATCGGTCGACTACACCGGCCTGCCGGCGGTCATGTTCACCCGACCCCAGCTTGCCTCGGCGGGGCTGACCGAGGAGCAGGCGATCGCCGACGGACATGCCTGCACCTGCCGGGTCCTCGGCCTCGGCGACGTGCCCCGGGCGCTGGTGAACCACGACACCCGAGGCGCGGTGAAGCTGGTCGCGGACGCGGAAACCGGCAAGGTGCTCGGCGTGCACGCGGTCGCCGACGGCGCCGGCGAGATGATGCTGGCCGCCACCTACGCCATCAAGGCGGGCATGACCGTCGACGACCTGGCCGACACCTGGGCGCCGTACCTGACGATGGCCGAGAGCCTGCGCCTGACCGCCGGCCTGTTCCGCGACGAGATGCCCACCTCCTGCTGCGCCTGA
- the merB gene encoding organomercurial lyase yields the protein MHRLRLGGLQLRTWCAFDVIGVPAVLDLDAVLDTHCAHCDHPLRVTIETGQPPKESPVVGRLPGGPCRNVQADFCPEANLFCNHAHLAAWRKGAGDPPGTTASLTELAHTGRQVWTKLT from the coding sequence GTGCACCGGCTCCGGTTGGGCGGCCTGCAGTTGAGGACCTGGTGCGCCTTCGACGTCATCGGCGTCCCCGCCGTGCTCGACCTCGACGCCGTCCTGGACACCCACTGCGCGCACTGCGACCACCCCCTTCGGGTCACCATCGAAACCGGGCAGCCGCCCAAGGAGAGCCCGGTTGTCGGCCGGCTGCCCGGCGGACCGTGCCGCAACGTTCAGGCCGACTTCTGCCCCGAGGCGAACCTGTTCTGCAACCACGCGCACCTGGCAGCCTGGCGCAAAGGCGCCGGTGACCCGCCAGGCACAACGGCGTCGCTGACCGAGCTCGCTCACACCGGCCGGCAGGTGTGGACCAAGCTCACCTGA
- a CDS encoding DinB family protein, with protein sequence MAIDGHQTDRQRIHHELERVRGDLHHLVARATPADLRRLTNGTRWTNGQMLWHVAFGFLIVRRLLPLVRLFGRLPAPFSRTFAAALNAATRPFHVINYLGSVGGALVFHGPRLTRQFDRTIDLLHRRLDGESQAALDRRMHFPVGWDPFFRDTMTLEQVYTYGAQHYDFHRAQLTIDQS encoded by the coding sequence ATGGCCATCGACGGGCACCAGACGGACCGGCAGAGAATCCACCATGAGCTGGAACGTGTGCGCGGCGACCTCCACCACCTCGTCGCACGCGCCACTCCGGCGGACCTCCGTCGCCTCACCAACGGGACTCGGTGGACCAACGGTCAGATGCTGTGGCACGTGGCGTTCGGTTTCCTCATCGTGCGCCGACTGCTGCCGCTGGTACGCCTCTTCGGCCGGCTACCCGCCCCGTTCAGCCGCACCTTCGCCGCTGCGCTGAACGCTGCCACGAGGCCCTTCCACGTCATCAACTACCTGGGCTCCGTCGGCGGCGCGCTGGTGTTTCACGGTCCGCGGCTGACCCGGCAGTTCGACCGCACCATCGACCTGCTGCACCGCCGCCTCGACGGTGAGTCACAAGCGGCGCTCGACCGCCGGATGCACTTCCCGGTCGGCTGGGACCCGTTCTTCCGCGACACCATGACGCTCGAACAGGTGTACACCTACGGCGCCCAGCACTACGACTTCCACCGAGCCCAGCTCACGATCGACCAGTCCTGA
- a CDS encoding DUF305 domain-containing protein: MSSHHMQQSSDADEPNGEEKQHKAHERRMYVRFGLMIATSTVVMFVLMYSNVFALDHVRWSEERFYMALLMGGAMALVMFAFMRSMMYKNRTYNVVLVAVAVLLGAGGLYLSRSQALVDDQAYMKGMIPHHSIAILTSERADIDDVRVRELADGIIESQRKEIKEMDWLVEDIEKNGPTTTQEEAAQRPVPNFEGNAAGDLEDLKEVLRALALFAIEPQHSAGSVD; encoded by the coding sequence ATGTCATCGCACCACATGCAGCAGTCGTCAGACGCCGACGAGCCGAACGGTGAAGAGAAGCAGCACAAGGCCCACGAGCGACGGATGTACGTGCGCTTCGGGCTGATGATCGCCACCTCGACCGTGGTGATGTTCGTCTTGATGTACTCCAACGTCTTCGCTCTCGACCATGTGCGGTGGAGTGAGGAGCGCTTCTACATGGCGCTGTTGATGGGCGGCGCCATGGCGCTGGTGATGTTCGCGTTCATGCGCAGCATGATGTACAAGAACCGCACCTACAACGTTGTGCTCGTGGCGGTGGCGGTGCTACTCGGCGCGGGTGGACTGTATCTGTCGCGATCCCAGGCGCTAGTCGACGATCAGGCCTACATGAAGGGCATGATCCCGCACCACTCGATCGCCATCTTGACTAGCGAGCGGGCCGATATCGATGACGTGCGCGTCCGTGAGCTCGCTGACGGGATCATCGAGTCCCAGCGCAAGGAAATCAAGGAGATGGACTGGCTGGTTGAGGACATCGAGAAGAACGGCCCGACCACGACCCAGGAGGAAGCCGCCCAGCGCCCCGTCCCGAACTTCGAGGGGAACGCCGCCGGCGACCTCGAAGACCTCAAAGAGGTGTTGCGCGCACTCGCTTTGTTCGCTATCGAGCCGCAGCATTCGGCTGGGAGTGTTGATTGA
- a CDS encoding ArsR/SmtB family transcription factor, with protein sequence MDKDKDSVRTQDDNPEPVTSAGDRHQHPVDPTRVAMARERLPSAEEGDRLTSVLSLMADPTRARLLYALDVVEELCVGDLALALSVSEDAVSYGLRVLRTAGLVARRKEGRIVYYRLAEGFPEPLRQHCLRQLIEMSRAAVDDDG encoded by the coding sequence ATGGACAAGGACAAGGACTCGGTACGCACTCAGGACGACAACCCCGAACCGGTGACTAGTGCCGGCGACCGGCATCAACACCCGGTCGATCCGACGCGAGTGGCGATGGCCCGCGAGCGGCTGCCATCGGCGGAGGAGGGGGACCGGCTCACCAGCGTGCTGTCGCTGATGGCCGATCCCACTCGTGCGCGACTGCTGTACGCCCTCGACGTGGTCGAGGAGCTCTGTGTAGGCGACCTTGCCCTTGCGTTGTCGGTGAGCGAGGACGCGGTGTCCTATGGACTGCGGGTGTTGCGCACCGCCGGGCTGGTGGCACGCCGCAAGGAGGGCCGGATCGTCTATTACCGGCTCGCTGAGGGCTTTCCCGAGCCGCTTCGGCAGCACTGCCTTCGTCAGCTCATCGAGATGTCGCGGGCCGCGGTCGACGACGACGGCTGA
- a CDS encoding four-helix bundle copper-binding protein, with product MAHTKMLDAYPKDLGHVDKQKLAECIAACFECAQACTACADACLSEDMVAELTKCIRTNLDCADICAATGNALSRQTGYDANVARAFLEACATACKACGDECESHADMHDHCRICAEACRRCEHACRDLLASLG from the coding sequence GTGGCTCACACCAAGATGCTGGACGCCTACCCGAAGGACCTTGGACACGTCGACAAGCAGAAATTGGCAGAGTGCATCGCGGCGTGTTTCGAGTGCGCCCAGGCCTGCACAGCGTGTGCCGACGCGTGCCTGTCGGAGGACATGGTGGCCGAGCTGACCAAGTGCATTCGAACCAATCTGGACTGCGCCGACATCTGCGCAGCCACCGGCAACGCACTGTCTCGGCAGACCGGGTACGACGCGAACGTGGCCCGCGCCTTCTTGGAGGCATGCGCGACCGCCTGCAAGGCATGCGGCGACGAATGCGAGAGCCATGCCGACATGCACGATCACTGCCGGATCTGCGCCGAGGCCTGCCGGCGGTGCGAGCATGCCTGCCGCGACCTCCTCGCCAGCCTCGGTTGA
- a CDS encoding fluoride efflux transporter FluC, whose amino-acid sequence MTWLLVLAGGMVGAPMRYLTDRAVQARHDTIFPWGTLTVNVVDCLILGVVAGATIHGAAPASGQALVGTDFCGALTTYSTFSYETLRLAETGSRFLAAANVIASVVASLGAGFIGAAVVGAVWA is encoded by the coding sequence ATGACCTGGCTCCTCGTGCTCGCCGGCGGCATGGTCGGCGCCCCCATGCGGTACCTGACCGACCGGGCGGTGCAAGCACGCCACGACACCATCTTCCCCTGGGGCACCCTCACGGTAAACGTTGTCGACTGCCTGATCCTCGGCGTGGTTGCCGGAGCCACCATTCACGGCGCAGCCCCGGCGTCGGGGCAGGCACTGGTCGGGACGGACTTCTGCGGAGCGCTAACGACGTACTCGACTTTCTCCTACGAGACGCTGCGGCTTGCCGAGACCGGCTCTCGATTCCTCGCTGCAGCAAACGTGATCGCCTCAGTCGTCGCCAGCCTTGGCGCGGGGTTCATCGGCGCCGCTGTCGTCGGGGCAGTCTGGGCTTGA
- a CDS encoding fluoride efflux transporter FluC gives MPSPPASPCSDGDAAPSRTSRRHRARTAREQAPVFAAVAVGGGIGAVARYAAGVTWPTYAGAFPWTTLAINGVGCAVIGVFMVLITDVWTPHRLVRPFFGTGVLGGFTTFSTYAIKVQRSVDEGHALLGLTYMMTTPLVALAAVWSSAAVTRRLLMTRRSSP, from the coding sequence ATGCCGTCGCCGCCTGCCTCGCCGTGCAGTGATGGTGACGCAGCGCCCTCGCGCACCTCACGTCGTCATCGTGCACGCACTGCTCGGGAACAGGCACCGGTCTTCGCCGCTGTCGCGGTGGGAGGGGGGATCGGTGCGGTCGCGCGGTATGCCGCGGGCGTCACCTGGCCGACGTACGCCGGAGCGTTCCCCTGGACAACGTTGGCCATCAATGGCGTTGGGTGCGCGGTGATCGGGGTGTTTATGGTCCTGATCACCGACGTATGGACGCCGCACCGGCTCGTCCGGCCATTCTTCGGCACTGGCGTGCTCGGGGGATTCACCACGTTCTCGACGTACGCCATAAAAGTACAGCGATCCGTCGACGAAGGCCACGCGCTACTCGGGCTCACCTACATGATGACGACTCCACTCGTGGCCTTGGCCGCTGTGTGGAGCAGCGCAGCGGTGACGCGCCGCCTGCTGATGACGAGGAGAAGCAGCCCATGA
- the mobF gene encoding MobF family relaxase — protein MSPGHGCDYLLKSVAVGDGNRSLRTPMTRYYTEAGTPPGVWLGSGVREFGAGQLAAGAEVTPAQLELLLVHGRDPVTGEQLGRAYPTYPSSDERGPKSAVSGFDLTFSVPKSVSVLWGLADADIQAQLVRAHHDAVAEVLGFFEREVAVTRAGANARNGAVAQHEVAGVAATAYDHWDSRCGDPQLHTHVVVSNKVRTVYDQKWRSLDSVPIHRSVVAISEHYNAVLADLLTRRLGVSWDCRDRGADRNNALEITGVGEQLVKEFSNRSRDVDVATDRLIEEYVAAYGRRPSTKTIIELRATATISTRPEKELHSLAELTAGWRDRAQSLLSADPATWARDVVAHTDPVALCAEDVPHDVVAEAGRRVVAVVGEKRSTWRHWNLWAEATRQTNEWRFATPRDREAVVALIVDAATGASIRLTPPELAVSPEAFRWEDGSSRFRPRQSAVFSSADLLAAEDRLLVRANTGIAPSVDLSTVKNATNCEVLGHHLSDGQASALAQIATSGRQIDLLVGPAGAGKTTAMRALHAAWTTTHGTGSVVGLAPSAAAAQVLADDLGIVCDNTAKWLHEHDHGRAAFTRGQLVIIDEATLGGTGTLDRITGLAADAGAKVLLVGDGAQLQSVDAGGAFSMLADARDDTPELVDILRFDHHWETTATAALRAGDTDVIGTYLHNDRIHSGTTDEMTDAAYSAWRTDLRAGLASVLVTEATATVTTLNQRARAERILNGETEAGREVELADGNRASTGDVIITRRNQRQLRSLRGGWVRNGDRWRVTDVLRDGSVLAARLGQKTAGAVVLPAPYVRESVDLGYAITAHRAQGMTVETAHVVASGRTNRENLYVSMTRGRRSNTVYIALDDPDDAHTPPQDGEVTARTVLYGILKRSGAELSAHQMIEAEHEHWSSIAQLAAEYETIAADAQRDRWAKLIEEIGLDDADVECLLASESYAPLTVEFRSAEANGYDLETLLPRLVASRGLADVHDLGAVLISRLHHATAQPKRTGRRRTQPNLIVGFIPAATGAMTADHRQALDERRALIEARATALAERAIQARDPWIAAVGPPPQDADRSRAWHDAVRVVAAYRDRYDIAGAHPFGTVPESATQRADRAHAAGALRRAQELARETAGSRVPEIRSIAIAR, from the coding sequence ATGAGCCCCGGACACGGGTGCGACTACCTGCTGAAGAGCGTGGCCGTGGGTGACGGGAACCGGTCTCTGCGCACACCGATGACGCGGTACTACACCGAGGCGGGCACCCCGCCCGGCGTCTGGTTGGGGTCCGGCGTGCGGGAGTTCGGCGCGGGCCAGTTGGCTGCTGGTGCGGAGGTCACGCCAGCGCAGCTCGAACTGCTTCTGGTCCACGGCCGCGACCCGGTCACGGGTGAGCAGCTGGGGCGGGCCTACCCGACGTATCCATCGAGTGATGAGCGCGGGCCGAAGTCCGCGGTGTCGGGATTCGACCTGACCTTCAGCGTGCCCAAGTCGGTGTCGGTGCTGTGGGGGCTTGCGGACGCCGATATCCAGGCGCAGTTGGTGCGAGCGCATCACGACGCGGTCGCGGAGGTGCTGGGGTTCTTCGAGCGCGAGGTCGCGGTGACCCGGGCGGGGGCGAATGCCCGCAATGGTGCGGTCGCGCAGCATGAGGTGGCCGGGGTGGCGGCGACGGCGTACGACCACTGGGATTCGCGTTGCGGTGACCCGCAACTGCACACCCACGTGGTGGTGTCTAACAAGGTCCGCACGGTCTATGACCAGAAGTGGCGCAGCCTGGATTCGGTCCCGATCCACCGCAGCGTGGTCGCGATCTCGGAGCACTACAACGCGGTGCTGGCCGACCTGCTGACCCGACGTCTCGGCGTCAGTTGGGATTGCCGCGACCGTGGCGCGGACCGCAACAACGCCTTGGAGATCACCGGCGTCGGTGAACAACTTGTCAAGGAGTTCTCGAACCGCTCGCGCGATGTCGACGTCGCGACCGACCGGCTGATCGAGGAGTACGTCGCAGCGTATGGCCGGCGGCCGTCGACGAAGACGATCATCGAACTCCGGGCCACGGCGACGATCTCCACCCGTCCTGAGAAGGAACTGCACTCCCTGGCCGAGTTGACCGCCGGTTGGCGCGACCGCGCCCAGAGCCTGCTGAGTGCGGACCCTGCCACCTGGGCCCGCGACGTCGTCGCCCACACCGACCCGGTAGCGCTTTGTGCCGAGGACGTGCCGCACGACGTGGTAGCCGAGGCCGGCCGGCGGGTCGTAGCGGTGGTGGGGGAGAAGCGGTCGACCTGGCGGCACTGGAACCTGTGGGCCGAAGCAACGCGTCAGACGAATGAGTGGCGTTTCGCCACACCCCGCGACAGGGAAGCCGTCGTCGCGCTGATCGTCGACGCCGCCACCGGAGCATCCATCCGCCTCACCCCACCGGAACTCGCGGTGAGCCCGGAAGCGTTCCGGTGGGAGGACGGTTCGAGCCGCTTCCGGCCCCGGCAGTCCGCGGTCTTCAGCTCAGCCGACCTGCTCGCCGCCGAAGACCGTCTGTTGGTTCGGGCGAACACGGGGATCGCACCGTCGGTCGACCTGTCTACGGTCAAGAACGCCACCAACTGCGAGGTTCTCGGACATCACCTGTCCGATGGGCAGGCGAGCGCGTTGGCCCAGATCGCCACCTCGGGCCGGCAGATCGATCTCCTCGTCGGGCCGGCAGGCGCGGGGAAGACCACCGCGATGCGGGCGCTGCACGCCGCATGGACCACAACCCATGGGACGGGCTCAGTGGTGGGGTTGGCACCTTCGGCTGCAGCAGCGCAGGTGTTGGCCGACGACCTGGGGATCGTGTGTGACAACACCGCGAAGTGGCTCCACGAGCACGACCACGGCCGCGCCGCATTCACGCGTGGTCAGCTGGTGATCATCGACGAAGCCACGCTGGGCGGCACCGGCACGCTGGACCGGATCACCGGGCTGGCCGCCGACGCCGGGGCGAAGGTGTTGCTGGTGGGGGACGGAGCGCAACTGCAGTCCGTCGACGCCGGTGGCGCGTTCTCGATGCTCGCCGACGCCCGTGACGACACCCCCGAATTGGTGGACATCCTCCGCTTCGACCACCACTGGGAAACCACGGCCACCGCGGCGCTGCGCGCGGGGGACACCGACGTGATCGGCACCTACCTTCACAACGATCGCATCCACAGTGGCACCACCGACGAGATGACCGACGCCGCATACTCCGCATGGCGCACCGACCTCCGGGCCGGGTTGGCGAGCGTGCTGGTCACCGAAGCCACCGCCACCGTCACCACGCTCAACCAGCGGGCCCGGGCCGAACGAATCCTCAACGGCGAGACCGAGGCCGGCCGGGAGGTCGAGCTCGCCGACGGGAACCGCGCTTCGACCGGGGACGTGATCATCACCCGGCGTAACCAACGCCAACTCCGCTCCCTGCGTGGCGGGTGGGTCCGCAACGGCGACCGCTGGCGCGTCACCGACGTCCTACGCGACGGGTCCGTCCTGGCGGCCCGCCTCGGCCAGAAGACGGCTGGTGCGGTGGTGTTGCCCGCGCCATACGTCCGCGAGAGCGTCGATCTCGGCTACGCCATCACCGCTCACCGAGCCCAAGGGATGACGGTCGAGACCGCCCACGTCGTCGCCTCCGGGCGAACCAACCGGGAGAACCTGTACGTCTCGATGACCCGCGGCCGGCGGTCGAACACCGTGTACATCGCGCTCGACGACCCCGACGACGCTCACACCCCGCCGCAGGATGGTGAGGTCACCGCCCGAACCGTCCTGTACGGCATCCTGAAGCGCTCCGGCGCGGAGCTGTCGGCGCACCAGATGATCGAGGCCGAGCACGAACACTGGTCCTCCATCGCCCAACTGGCCGCGGAGTACGAAACCATCGCAGCCGACGCCCAACGCGACCGCTGGGCCAAGTTGATCGAGGAGATCGGGCTGGACGACGCGGATGTCGAGTGCCTCCTTGCCTCCGAGTCCTACGCCCCGCTGACCGTGGAGTTCCGCAGCGCCGAAGCCAACGGCTACGACCTGGAGACTCTCCTACCGCGGCTGGTTGCCAGCCGCGGACTTGCTGATGTCCACGACCTCGGCGCCGTGCTGATCAGCCGACTCCACCACGCCACCGCACAACCCAAGCGAACCGGACGGCGCAGGACCCAACCGAACCTGATCGTCGGCTTCATTCCCGCCGCAACTGGCGCCATGACCGCCGATCACCGTCAAGCGCTCGACGAGCGACGCGCGCTGATCGAGGCCCGCGCGACCGCCCTGGCGGAGCGCGCCATCCAAGCCCGCGACCCGTGGATCGCAGCAGTAGGCCCTCCGCCCCAGGACGCCGATCGTTCGCGGGCCTGGCACGACGCGGTCCGGGTCGTCGCGGCTTACCGCGACCGCTACGACATCGCCGGAGCCCACCCGTTCGGGACGGTGCCCGAGAGCGCCACCCAGCGCGCCGACCGGGCGCACGCCGCAGGGGCTCTACGCCGGGCGCAGGAGTTGGCTCGCGAAACCGCGGGGTCCCGGGTGCCTGAGATCCGGTCGATCGCAATCGCGCGCTGA
- a CDS encoding SAF domain-containing protein has product MSNTATRNERSHVTHPPSAEPSLPPPPKLRRRPALIAAAIVAVCLGALLGGWAWTATTNTQEVLAARADIERGSIIEAGDLARVRVNSDPALSPVGAGSLESVVGQRAAIDIASGSLLTPSSYADSVVPAVNMSVVGVALTSSQAPGMDLQTGDRVRVVATPAEGSEVSAETPSFSDAEVVNVRVSDDTGQLVVDLLVPHAGAAALAAQIATGNVAIVLDSRAR; this is encoded by the coding sequence ATGAGCAACACCGCGACACGGAATGAGCGATCACACGTCACTCATCCGCCCTCTGCCGAGCCATCGTTGCCTCCGCCTCCGAAGTTGCGACGACGTCCGGCCCTGATCGCGGCGGCCATCGTGGCGGTCTGCCTGGGCGCACTCCTCGGCGGCTGGGCGTGGACCGCCACAACGAACACCCAGGAAGTGCTCGCCGCGCGTGCCGACATCGAGCGCGGGTCCATCATTGAGGCCGGCGACCTGGCGCGAGTCCGAGTCAACAGCGACCCCGCTTTGAGCCCAGTCGGCGCCGGTTCATTGGAGTCGGTGGTCGGCCAGCGAGCCGCGATCGACATCGCGTCCGGTTCGCTCCTGACGCCCTCGTCGTACGCCGACTCAGTGGTTCCGGCCGTGAACATGTCGGTCGTCGGTGTCGCGTTGACCTCGTCGCAGGCGCCCGGGATGGACCTGCAGACCGGTGACCGGGTGCGCGTGGTCGCAACGCCGGCCGAAGGCAGCGAGGTTTCGGCCGAAACGCCCTCGTTCAGTGATGCCGAAGTGGTCAATGTCCGCGTCTCCGATGACACCGGCCAGCTGGTCGTGGATCTCCTCGTCCCCCATGCCGGAGCCGCCGCGCTGGCTGCCCAGATCGCGACCGGGAACGTGGCGATCGTTCTGGATTCCAGGGCGCGGTGA
- a CDS encoding CpaF family protein, with product MSSDHLVRPTNADPRLIDLPIFGQPLPGGSVPGPLTPPEPPRAPTYDETDVDWGVVASLRALASKQLSQAVSAESSRLDKTAQTELGRAIVLDLIESTMADRVNGGRRAWSPVDQAVLAQAVFDSLFRLGRLQPLVDDDRVENIIIAGHDNVMLELVDGSLVEGPPVADSDAELIDFLVFLASRSEVNARGFSEAQPRLHLRLDGGSRLAAAAWVTPRPSVVIRRHRLMQVTLADLVERGMLSPLLASFLRAAVRARKSIVVSGCQGAGKTTLVRALCSEIDEHEAIGTFETEYELHLNELGRHRIVHAWESRPGSGERGADGRLAGEFNLDEALIDSFRFNLSRQIVGEVRGREIWAMIKAMESGTGSISTTHASDAVAAIRKLVTCAMEAGPHVTHELATSKLASTIDLIVQLDLTTERAADGFQRRRRVHEVIAVAPGERETGYATTHLFSPDAFGTARATILPEEYRSLDSYGFDLNSFLSEQQVLS from the coding sequence ATGTCCAGTGATCATCTCGTCCGTCCGACGAATGCCGACCCGCGACTCATCGACCTGCCGATCTTCGGCCAACCGCTGCCCGGCGGTTCCGTGCCGGGTCCACTGACGCCACCCGAACCACCGCGCGCGCCGACGTACGACGAAACTGACGTCGACTGGGGCGTTGTCGCCTCGCTGCGCGCCTTGGCCTCGAAGCAGTTGAGCCAGGCAGTGAGCGCGGAGTCGTCACGTCTGGACAAGACGGCGCAGACCGAGTTGGGCCGGGCCATCGTGCTGGATCTGATCGAGTCGACGATGGCGGATCGGGTCAATGGCGGACGTCGTGCGTGGAGTCCGGTGGACCAGGCGGTGCTGGCCCAGGCAGTGTTCGACTCGCTGTTCCGTCTCGGTCGCCTTCAGCCTCTGGTTGACGACGACCGAGTCGAGAACATCATCATCGCCGGGCACGACAACGTCATGCTCGAACTCGTCGACGGATCACTCGTCGAGGGGCCGCCCGTCGCGGACTCCGATGCCGAGCTGATTGACTTCTTGGTCTTCCTCGCCTCGCGCAGCGAGGTGAACGCCCGCGGGTTCTCCGAGGCACAACCCCGACTGCACCTGCGTCTCGACGGCGGCTCGCGGTTGGCTGCAGCGGCCTGGGTGACGCCTCGGCCCTCAGTGGTGATCAGGCGGCACCGGCTGATGCAAGTCACCCTCGCCGACCTCGTAGAGCGCGGCATGCTCTCGCCCCTGCTGGCCTCGTTTCTGCGGGCCGCCGTTCGCGCCCGCAAGAGCATCGTCGTGTCGGGTTGCCAAGGAGCCGGCAAGACGACGCTGGTGCGCGCCCTGTGCAGCGAGATCGATGAACACGAGGCGATCGGCACGTTCGAGACCGAGTACGAGCTCCACCTCAACGAGTTGGGTCGTCACAGGATCGTGCACGCCTGGGAGTCCCGGCCCGGCTCCGGCGAACGCGGCGCCGACGGCCGACTGGCTGGCGAGTTCAATCTCGACGAAGCGCTGATCGACTCGTTCCGGTTCAACCTGTCCCGTCAGATCGTCGGTGAGGTCCGCGGTCGCGAGATCTGGGCGATGATCAAGGCGATGGAGTCCGGCACCGGCTCCATCTCGACCACCCACGCCTCCGACGCCGTCGCGGCCATTCGCAAACTCGTGACCTGCGCGATGGAGGCCGGTCCCCACGTCACCCATGAACTCGCCACGAGCAAGCTGGCATCGACCATCGACCTGATCGTGCAGTTGGACCTCACCACGGAGCGCGCAGCGGACGGGTTCCAACGGCGCCGTCGCGTGCACGAGGTGATCGCGGTTGCCCCAGGCGAACGCGAGACCGGCTACGCGACCACCCATCTGTTCTCACCTGATGCGTTCGGGACCGCGCGGGCCACGATCCTTCCCGAGGAGTACCGCTCGCTGGACTCCTACGGATTCGACCTCAACTCCTTCCTCAGCGAACAGCAGGTGCTCTCGTGA